From Haloarcula hispanica ATCC 33960, the proteins below share one genomic window:
- a CDS encoding cytochrome c oxidase subunit II, which translates to MQVHRFEKVWLGAAILLIVGFIATIAYGSVGVGVGMVDDTGGQISAEEVQNGNTGTQFDDPGVVKEDGQYVVYVVARQFQFSPGTGDTPIRVPAGENVTFKVTSADVVHGFSVVETNINTMVIPGQVSEVSARFNEPGTYGLICHEYCGAAHHTMGGSVEVVPPEEYDMQQENIDQSADDAQAQEEADQ; encoded by the coding sequence ATGCAGGTTCATAGATTCGAAAAAGTTTGGCTCGGTGCAGCGATACTGCTCATCGTCGGTTTCATCGCCACCATCGCGTACGGGTCGGTTGGTGTCGGCGTCGGGATGGTCGACGATACGGGCGGACAGATCAGCGCAGAAGAAGTACAGAACGGTAACACTGGGACCCAGTTCGACGACCCCGGTGTCGTCAAAGAGGACGGGCAGTACGTCGTGTACGTCGTCGCCCGGCAGTTCCAGTTCTCTCCCGGAACTGGGGACACACCGATCCGCGTGCCCGCGGGTGAGAACGTCACGTTCAAGGTGACCAGTGCAGACGTGGTGCACGGCTTCTCAGTGGTCGAAACCAACATCAACACGATGGTCATCCCGGGACAGGTCTCAGAAGTCTCGGCCCGATTCAACGAGCCCGGCACCTACGGGCTCATCTGTCACGAATACTGCGGGGCGGCCCATCACACGATGGGTGGCTCCGTCGAGGTCGTCCCGCCGGAGGAGTACGATATGCAGCAAGAGAACATCGACCAGTCCGCAGATGACGCACAGGCTCAGGAGGAGGCGGATCAGTAA
- a CDS encoding b(o/a)3-type cytochrome-c oxidase subunit 1 — protein MVFVDSYPKTSKLVRSEFLVSFIALGIGALFGVIQALHRTGVFRGFVSSADYYTILTGHGVLLALVFTTFFIAGLFTWAVASSLERELPQRIAWSAFWIMLTGTVLAAVSIIGGIVGSPSILGHDLEADVLFTFYAPMKAHPAFYIGAALIIVGSWVAGLAYFKSLWEWRSENPGERIPLQTFMVLTTMLMWYVSTIGVAVEVVAFLIPWSLGLIQNVDPLLTRTLFWYFGHPVVYFWLMPAYLVWYTILPKLAGGRLFSDPLARVVFVAFLLLSTPVGFHHQYTDPGIPSGYKFIAMTNTMFLLLPSLLTAFTVVASVEHGARQRGAKGYLSWLRNLPWGKPAFAGCMLAGLMFAAGGFSGMINAGMNINYLIHNTIWVPGHFHLTVGTAFALTAMAISYWLVPQITGKKLRQRTIATLQPYVWFVGMAVMSNAMHRAGLAGIPRRTAEPTYDEFAFEGVAGTVGEMRIQIAIGGFLLFVGAAMFLIVMADTLLARRGGTLSVNGTIPEPLSGADHSPRILDNYKLWTAIALLLIAIAYGPPLASMVADGLFAPGSPPIPV, from the coding sequence ATGGTGTTCGTCGACTCCTATCCGAAAACGTCGAAGCTCGTCCGTAGCGAGTTCCTCGTCTCGTTCATCGCTCTCGGAATCGGTGCGCTGTTCGGCGTCATCCAGGCGCTCCATCGGACCGGCGTGTTCCGGGGCTTCGTCAGTTCAGCCGACTACTACACGATTCTGACGGGCCACGGCGTCCTGCTGGCGCTCGTGTTTACCACGTTCTTCATCGCAGGACTGTTCACATGGGCTGTCGCCAGCAGTCTCGAACGGGAGTTGCCACAGCGTATCGCCTGGTCGGCCTTCTGGATAATGCTCACGGGGACGGTGCTTGCGGCCGTGTCTATCATCGGCGGTATCGTCGGTTCGCCGTCGATCCTGGGTCACGACCTCGAAGCGGACGTGCTGTTCACCTTCTACGCCCCGATGAAGGCGCACCCGGCGTTCTACATCGGCGCCGCGCTCATCATCGTCGGCTCGTGGGTCGCCGGCCTCGCGTACTTCAAGTCCCTGTGGGAGTGGCGCTCTGAGAACCCGGGTGAACGCATTCCCCTGCAGACGTTCATGGTCCTGACGACGATGCTGATGTGGTACGTCTCCACCATCGGCGTCGCCGTCGAGGTCGTCGCCTTCCTCATTCCGTGGTCGCTCGGACTCATCCAGAACGTCGACCCGCTGCTGACGCGGACGCTGTTCTGGTACTTCGGCCACCCGGTCGTGTACTTCTGGCTCATGCCGGCGTATCTCGTCTGGTACACGATTCTACCGAAGCTGGCCGGTGGGCGGCTGTTCAGTGACCCGCTGGCCCGCGTCGTGTTCGTCGCCTTCCTGCTGCTTTCGACCCCGGTCGGCTTCCACCACCAGTACACCGACCCCGGCATCCCCTCGGGCTACAAGTTCATCGCGATGACGAACACGATGTTCTTGCTGTTGCCCTCGCTGCTGACCGCGTTCACCGTGGTCGCCTCGGTCGAACACGGCGCTCGCCAGCGGGGTGCAAAGGGCTATCTCTCCTGGCTTCGGAATCTGCCCTGGGGTAAGCCGGCCTTCGCCGGCTGTATGCTCGCCGGCCTGATGTTCGCCGCAGGAGGGTTCTCCGGCATGATCAACGCCGGGATGAACATCAACTACCTCATCCACAACACCATCTGGGTGCCCGGCCACTTCCATCTCACCGTCGGGACTGCGTTCGCGCTAACGGCGATGGCGATCAGCTACTGGCTGGTCCCACAGATCACCGGGAAGAAACTCCGACAGCGCACCATCGCCACGCTCCAGCCGTACGTCTGGTTCGTGGGCATGGCGGTGATGTCGAACGCCATGCACCGCGCCGGCCTCGCCGGCATTCCGCGACGGACTGCCGAACCGACGTACGACGAGTTCGCGTTCGAGGGCGTCGCCGGAACGGTCGGCGAAATGCGCATCCAGATCGCCATCGGCGGCTTCCTGCTGTTCGTCGGCGCGGCGATGTTCCTCATCGTCATGGCCGACACCTTGCTCGCTCGCCGCGGCGGGACGCTGTCGGTCAACGGGACGATTCC
- a CDS encoding sulfite exporter TauE/SafE family protein — MQFGTAGLSSGETAGLAAFVGLGLVGSVHCLGMCGPLVTTYADRLDDGGPVSGHEIRQHALFNAGRTLSYALVGTVLGAAGSVLYDVAGLARLGTAVRGAVGVFVGLAIITVGLGYLSRGRAVDVARSLPLVGDLFQRLSASLVARVDRWVDGPGMVALGAMHGLLPCPLLYPAFLYAFATGSALTGGLSLAALGLGTFPLVFAYGTAFGTLSPGHRATLHRVLGVVFIALALVPLSNGLAAFGIAIPKPPLPMPWT; from the coding sequence ATGCAGTTCGGGACGGCGGGGCTGAGTTCCGGTGAGACGGCCGGCCTCGCGGCGTTCGTCGGGCTGGGACTCGTCGGGAGTGTCCACTGCCTCGGGATGTGCGGGCCGTTAGTCACCACCTACGCCGATAGACTTGACGACGGCGGGCCGGTATCAGGCCACGAAATACGTCAGCACGCGCTGTTCAACGCCGGACGGACGCTGAGCTACGCGCTCGTCGGAACGGTGCTTGGCGCTGCTGGCAGCGTTCTGTACGACGTGGCCGGCTTAGCACGCCTCGGGACCGCCGTCCGTGGAGCCGTCGGGGTTTTCGTCGGCCTCGCTATCATCACCGTGGGGCTGGGGTATCTCTCCCGTGGCCGCGCCGTCGATGTGGCCCGGTCGCTACCGCTGGTCGGGGACCTGTTCCAGCGACTCTCCGCGTCGCTCGTTGCCAGAGTCGACCGGTGGGTCGACGGCCCGGGGATGGTCGCGCTGGGTGCAATGCACGGGCTGCTCCCCTGTCCGCTGCTCTACCCGGCGTTCCTGTATGCGTTTGCGACGGGCTCCGCGCTCACTGGCGGGCTCTCGCTGGCCGCGCTCGGCCTCGGGACGTTCCCGCTGGTGTTTGCCTACGGGACCGCCTTCGGCACGCTGTCGCCGGGCCATCGCGCAACGCTGCACCGGGTGCTCGGCGTCGTCTTCATCGCACTCGCGCTCGTCCCGCTGTCGAACGGGCTGGCGGCGTTCGGTATCGCCATCCCGAAACCACCCCTGCCGATGCCCTGGACATGA
- a CDS encoding halocyanin domain-containing protein, with protein sequence MALSRRQFVGAAAGTAALAATGTATAQEEPDYGGWFDDVSNYDGTADKRGQDTVTITVGAQGNNGAFAFDPPAVMVSPGTEVVWEWNGEGGGHNVVSDGDGPLDSGGAVSEAGTTYSHTFESEGMFKYVCVPHEALGMKGAVVVRSGGSGGGDSDGGGQQQGPPANPDYGGWFDDVSNYDGTTVDRTDADSVEISVGAQGNNGAFAFDPPAVRVTPGTEVTWKWTGEGGGHNVVSDGDGPLDSGGAVSEAGTTYSHTFEEMGVYKYVCVPHESLGMKGAVVVGGPLDGSGGGSDGGSGQEGSGIELSGPQWLLSGSVLLAFFSPLLFAVAMRRRQNGRPPQTGEGGELRRASGPEPVEEAAETEPAVELGHDEYDPKGTAALVAFYFVLIALLWVFMYFVEFLGRVSIIG encoded by the coding sequence ATGGCGCTGAGTCGGCGACAGTTCGTCGGTGCCGCAGCCGGGACGGCGGCGCTGGCCGCGACCGGCACGGCGACAGCACAGGAAGAACCGGACTACGGCGGCTGGTTCGACGACGTGTCGAACTACGACGGGACCGCCGACAAGCGAGGCCAAGACACTGTTACAATCACCGTCGGCGCGCAGGGCAACAACGGCGCGTTCGCCTTCGACCCGCCGGCAGTGATGGTCAGCCCGGGCACAGAGGTCGTCTGGGAGTGGAACGGCGAAGGCGGCGGTCACAACGTCGTCTCCGACGGCGACGGCCCGCTCGACTCCGGGGGCGCGGTCAGCGAAGCCGGCACGACCTACAGCCACACCTTCGAGTCTGAGGGGATGTTCAAGTACGTCTGTGTTCCCCACGAAGCGCTCGGAATGAAAGGCGCAGTCGTCGTCCGGTCCGGTGGCAGCGGGGGCGGCGACTCCGATGGCGGCGGTCAGCAACAAGGACCGCCGGCAAACCCGGATTACGGCGGCTGGTTCGACGACGTCTCGAACTACGACGGAACGACAGTCGACAGAACCGACGCCGATAGCGTCGAGATATCGGTCGGTGCACAGGGCAACAACGGCGCGTTCGCCTTCGACCCGCCAGCGGTTCGGGTGACACCCGGCACCGAAGTGACGTGGAAGTGGACCGGCGAAGGCGGCGGCCACAACGTCGTCTCCGACGGTGACGGTCCACTCGACTCCGGGGGCGCGGTCAGCGAAGCCGGCACGACCTACAGCCATACCTTCGAGGAAATGGGCGTGTACAAATACGTCTGTGTCCCTCACGAGTCACTCGGGATGAAGGGCGCTGTCGTTGTCGGTGGCCCGCTCGATGGCAGCGGTGGTGGCAGTGACGGCGGCAGCGGACAGGAAGGGAGCGGTATCGAACTCTCCGGCCCGCAGTGGCTCCTTTCAGGCTCGGTCCTGCTGGCGTTCTTCTCGCCGCTGTTGTTCGCGGTCGCGATGCGACGCCGCCAGAACGGGCGGCCTCCACAGACGGGTGAAGGTGGCGAGCTACGGCGGGCGAGCGGCCCGGAACCTGTTGAAGAGGCCGCTGAAACTGAACCGGCTGTCGAGCTGGGCCACGACGAGTACGACCCGAAGGGAACGGCGGCGTTGGTCGCCTTCTACTTCGTGTTGATTGCCCTGCTGTGGGTGTTCATGTACTTCGTCGAGTTCCTCGGCCGCGTCTCCATAATCGGGTGA